In Chlamydia gallinacea 08-1274/3, the sequence TGTCCAGATAGTTTATTGAAACTAGTGTCCAATATCAATATGAAAAATTCTCCTTTAAAAAAGAATCTTAGTAAAATCATAAAATGTTTTAATAAGCTATTTTATGGAAAGTCGTCTAACTTGTTTAATAATGCTCTCTCTGTTATCTCAATCATGCGTAATTTAGAAACACTCCAGTCGCGTGTACAATCCTATTTGCCTTATGCTGGGAAAGAATCGATAGACATCGTGATCTCAACATTGATTTTAGGCAGGTTTACTGGGGGAGTCTTTAGTCGAAACCAGATGTCTCTTTTGGCACAGATTGTAAACAAGACCCCAAAGGAATTAGAAGAGATGATTTTGAAAAGAAAGATAGCTAAGCTATTATTTCCATCCTTACTTAGTTGATATTGATGGTACTTAGTAAAGTGAAGATGATGTTGTGTTATTTCTCCACCGATAGAAATTCAGGTTTTGAGAACACTCTCCTTTAGAGACCTAAAGACAATCTCCCTTCTGTTATTGCGCAAATTCTTAGGAAGGTGCATTAATAAATGCTATGCGAAAGTTTTGCGTTACTAAATATTCACAAGAAGCGTTTTAATCTATTTTTTTAGTATAATGAAGCTACTCTTCAATTGAGTGATATGCTGTTAAGTTAGTATCTAATCACTATTCTATCTTTGTATGACAAAGTGTATAGTTATATCATTTAATAATTTTCTTTAGTTTTAATTCTTTTTCTTATATGATTTATTTGCTTATTCATTAAGTGTCAGGTTTTTTTTAATGTCTTCTAATAATCTAGGGCCTTTAGCGCCTTTAGGGGCACCTTTTCCGCCAAAATTATTTCATTCAAATTGTTTAATGAATCTCTTTGGAGCCATTCCAATAGTAGGAATATTTGTAGGATCCCAAAGGATTTTAGCTATTTCACAATACTATGATAACTTAAATAAAGAAGGGATACGAGTATCTCAAGTAATTATTAAGTCATATGGCGATTGTTATATAACAATGAATGCTAATGCATATAAAACCGGTCACTATGTTAGAGGAGTTTTAGAAATTACTGGTTTAGGAGTTATTTTAGTTATCTTTGAGTTGGCTCTCAAACTATTTTGTTGCTTAGTAGCGGGTGTATGTGCTGTTTTAGCAATTCCTTTGATAAGTGTTATGGGCTTAGGCGGTAGTATTATTTTGGTTATACAAGAGATTTTCTTTAACACATTAAAGAAGGTGAGTTTGGATAGTTAGACTTACGATTTATAGGGTGTTCTTAGTGAGCCATTTTTCGCCTTGTATTTTCATTAATGTCTTTTTAAGAAAAGGCTGAAATAACCTTTTCAAGGTGATATTGACTTTTTTCATATGGGAGATTATAAGACATCCTTTATTATACAGCGTATAATTGAGCAGTGATGTTGCCAGGTACGTTCATGTCTCCCTTCTTAAAACAAAAGTCGCTGAATAGCACAAAAGTTTCAAAAAAAACTGCTTCCCCAATTAAACATGCAAAGCATTATTTACATGGATACTTGAAAAAAATAGAACGTATAGTTGCAGCTAATCCTCAAGAAGTAATAGAAGCATGGAATGAAATGTTAGGAACTCAGTATACTGGGATGTTCCAGGCATTAGGTTTTAAGAATCAAATTTTATTAGTAAAAATTTACCACTCTTCTTTGTATGCCATGCTTAAACAAACCCAGCAAAGTGGCTTGATAGCGCAACTACATCAAAGAGTCCCTCATGCTAAAGTGAAAGAGATACAGTTTTTGTTAGGATAAATACATTATGGACGCAAGAGATAAAAATTACGATGCTTCATCTATTACCGTTTTAGAAGGTCTTCAAGCTGTTCGTGAGCGTCCCGGAATGTATATTGGAGATACTGGTGTCACGGGCTTACATCACTTAGTCTATGAAGTTGTTGATAATAGTATTGATGAAGCTATGGCTGGGTATTGCTCTGAAATACATGTGCGTATTCTAGCGGATGGAGGGATTTCTATAGTAGATAATGGTCGAGGAATCCCTATACAAGTTCATGAAAAAGAATCTAAAAAGCAAGGTAGAGAAGTTTCTGCTTTGGAAGTCGTTCTTACTGTTCTCCATGCTGGAGGAAAGTTTGATAAAGATAGCTATAAGGTATCAGGAGGTCTTCATGGAGTTGGGGTTTCTTGTGTTAATGCTTTATCAGAGAAGCTAGTCGCCCGAGTGTTTAAGAATTCTCAGATCTATTCTATGGAGTTTTCTCGAGGAGTTCCTCTCACTCCCCTACAGTGTTTAGGATCTACAGATAGGCAGGGGACTGAGATTACTTTTTATCCAGATAGTCGAATTTTTTCTTCGTGTATTTTTGATCGTTCTATTTTGATTAAAAGATTACGAGAACTTGCTTTTTTAAATCGTGGTATTACCATTATTTTTGATGATGATCGGGATGAGAGCTTTAGTAAAGTTACTTTCTTTTATGAAGGAGGGATTCGTTCTTTTGTTAGCTATTTGAATCAGAATAAAGAAAGTCTTTTCCCAGATCCTATTTATATATCCGGCTCTCGAAGTGGAGATGATGGCGATATTGAATTTGAAGCAGCTCTTCAATGGAATTCGGGATATACGGAATTAATTTATTCCTACGCAAATAATATTCCAACACGTCAAGGTGGAACACACCTTACGGGGTTTTCTACTGCTCTTACCCGAGTGTTAAATACGTATATTAAAGTACATAATTTAGCAAAAACTGATAAGTTGTCTTTAACAGGGGAGGATATCCGTGAAGGATTGACTGGTGTTGTTTCTGTTAAAGTTCCTAACCCACAGTTTGAAGGACAAACAAAACAAAAATTAGGGAACAGTGATGTAGGTTCTGTAGCACAACAAATTACAGGAGAAGCTTTAGCTACATTTTTTGATGAAAATCCTCAGATTGCTAAGCTGATTGTAGACAAGGTTTTTGTTGCTGCTCAAGCGCGGGAAGCTGCAAAAAAAGCTAGAGAACTTACTTTAAGAAAAAGTGCTTTAGATAGCGCACGCCTTCCAGGTAAGCTTATTGATTGCTTAGAGAAAGACCCTGAAAAGTGCGAAATGTACATTGTAGAGGGGGATTCAGCAGGAGGATCTGCTAAGCAAGGCCGGGATAGACAGTTTCAAGCAATTCTTCCTATTCGAGGTAAAATTTTGAATGTGGAGAAAGCGCGCCTACAAAAGATTTTTCAAAATCAAGAGATTGGAACCATTATAGCTGCTTTGGGTTGTGGTATTGGTTCAGATAACTTTAATTTAAGTAAGTTACGTTATAAGCGCATTATTATTATGACAGATGCCGATGTAGATGGTTCTCATATTCGTACCTTGCTTTTAACATTCTTCTATCGTCATATGACTGCATTGATAGAAAATGAATGTGTATATATAGCCCAGCCACCTTTATATAAAATCAGTAAGAAAAAAGATTTTCGTTATATCCTTTCTGAAAAAGAAATGGATGATTATCTTTTAACTCTTGGAATAGAAGATAGTAAGTTAGTATTTAAGAATACGAATCGAGAGTTATCCGGGGACGCTCTTGACCGATTTGTGAAGCTCATTTTGAGCGTAGAGAGTTTCATTACTACATTAGAGAAAAAGGCAATTCCTTTTTCTGAGTTTATAGAAATGTATAAAGAAAATCAGGGATACCCAGTATATTATTACCCTGCAACTGAAAATCGGGGAGGGCGGTATTTTTATTCTTCAGAAGAAAAAGATCTTGAGCTTGCTCAACTTAGTGATACTAATTCTACAAAAGTTATTGAGTTATATAAAACCGCAATTTTCACAGAGATTCAAGATGAGCTTCGAGATTATGGGTTGGATATTCGTCACTATCTGATTTCTAAGGATTTGGAGATAGTGATTACTAATGGAGATTCTAGCCTTCTTCCCTATACATGTTTTACTTTGAAAGAAGTTGTTGATTATTTAAAAACTCTAGGAAGAAAGGGAATAGAAATCCAACGCTATAAAGGATTAGGAGAGATGAACGCTGATCAGCTTTGGGATACAACTATGAATCCTGAGCAGAGAACTTTAGTTCGTGTATCATTAAAAGATGCTGTTGAAGCAGATCATATTTTTACTATGCTTATGGGAGAGGAAGTTCCTCCTAGAAGAGAGTTTATTGAAAGTCATGCTCTATCTATTAGGATGAATAACTTAGATATTTAGGAGACGCGGGTATTATTATGTTGAATAAAGAAGAAATCATTGTCCCTAAAAATCTTGAAGAGGAAATGAAAGAGAGCTACCTTCGCTACTCTATGTCTGTAATTATTTCTAGAGCACTTCCTGATGTTCGTGATGGTTTGAAGCCCTCGCAGCGACGCATTCTTTTTGCAATGAGACAATTGAGTCTTACCCCAGGAGCTAAGCACCGTAAATGTGCTAAAATTTGTGGTGATACTTCCGGTGACTACCATCCTCATGGAGAAAGCGTTATTTACCCCACACTTGTGCGTATGGCTCAAGATTGGGCAATGCGTTATCCTTTAGTAGATGGCCAAGGTAACTTCGGCTCCATTGATGGAGATCCCGCAGCTGCTATGCGTTATACAGAAGCTCGTCTAACTCATAGTGCAATTTGCCTTATGGAAGATTTAGATAAAGATACTGTAGATATGGTATCGAACTATGATGAGACAAAATCTGAGCCCACTGTTTTCCCATCTAAGTTCCCTAATCTTCTCTGTAATGGTTCTTCAGGTATTGCTGTAGGGATGGCGACAAATATCCCTCCACACAATCTTGGCGAGTTAATAGAAGCTACGCTTTTGGTTTTAAGTTGTCCTGATGTATCTATTGATGAAATTTTGAAGGTTATGCCAGGGCCCGATTTCCCAACCGGGGGGATTATTTGCGGTATCGAAGGCATTCGTTCTACATATCATACTGGAAAAGGAAAAATCAAAGTTCGTGCTCGTTTGCATGTAGAAGAGAATAAAGAGAAACATCGCGAGAATATTATTCTGACTGAGATGCCCTACAACGTGAATAAATCTCGTCTTATTGAACAAATAGCGGACCTTGTAAATGATAAAACTTTAGCAGGCATTTCTGATGTTCGTGATGAGTCAGATAAAGATGGCATACGTGTTGTATTAGAGTTAAAAAAAGGAGAATCCTCAGAAATTGTAATCAATCGTCTCTATAAATTTACCGATATACAGGTAACTTTTGGGGCCAATATGTTAGCCTTAGATAAGAATCTTCCTAGGACAATGAACATCCATAGAATAATCTCAGCATGGATACGACATCGCACAGAAGTTGTCCGTAGGAGAACTCGGTATGAGTTGAATAAAGCTGAAACACGAGCTCATATTCTAGAAGGTTTCTTAAGAGCTCTTTCTTATTTAGATGAAGTTGTTCGCACAATTCGTAGTAGTGAGAGTAAAGAGCTCGCTAAGCAGCAGTTAGTGGAAAATTTTTCCTTCACTGAACAGCAAGCTACCGCTATTTTAGATTTACGCCTGTATCAACTAACGAGCTTAGAATCAGAAAAAATTCAAAAAGAATATGAGGAGCTGCGTAATAAAATTGCTTACTATAAACGTGTGCTTGCTGATGAAGGATTAGTTAAAGATATTATTAGGAGTGAACTACAGGAATTACACAAATTACATAAAACTCCACGTAGAACAACTATAGAGTTGCATTCAGGTGAAGCTTTGGATATCGAGGATATGATTGCCAATGAGCCTATGGTAATTACGATCTCTGGTGATGATTATGTCAAAAGAATGCCTGTTAAAGTCTTCAAAGAACAAAAACGTGGAGGACACGGTGTTTCTGGATTTGATATGAAAAAAGATACAGATTTTTTAAAAGCTGTATACTCAGCTTCTACAAAAGATTATCTTCTTATCTTTACAAATTTCGGACAGTGTTATTGGTTAAAGGTTTGGCAACTCCCTGAAGGGGAAAGGCGTTCCAAAGGGAAGCCTATTATTAATTTCCTAGAGGGAATTCGTTCTGGGGAGAAGCTAGCAGCAGTTCTCAATATAAAAAGTTTTGAAAATGCTGGGTTCCTGTTTTTAGCTACGAAGCAAGGACTTGTGAAAAAAGTGGCTTTAGAGGCCTTTAGTAACCCGAGGAAAAAAGGTATACGTGCTCTAGAAATAGACGATGGTGATGAGCTTATTGCTGCAAACCACATTACAAGTGACGAAGAAAAAGTCATGTTATTTACAAGATTAGGTATGGCCGTACGCTTCCCTCATGATAAAGTGCGCCCCATGGGAAGAACAGCACGTGGAGTCCGGGGAGTATCATTAAAAAATAATCAAGATTGTGTTGTGGCTTGCCAAATTGTTGAGGATAGTCAATCTGTTCTCGTTGTTTGTAACAATGGATTTGGTAAGCGTTCCCAAGTTAGTGATTTCCGGGAGACAAATCGTGGAGGAGTTGGCGTACGCTCTATTTTAATTAATGAGAGAAATGGTAATGTTCTTGGAGCGATTTCAGTTGCGGATCATGATAGCATTTTACTCATGTCTGGGCAAGGTCAGGCAATTCGTATTAATATGCAGGATGTTCGTGTTATGGGAAGATCTACTCAAGGAGTGCGTCTCGTACATCTTAAAGATGGCGATACCTTAGTAGCTATGGAAAAACTTTCCTTAACAGAAGAAGAAACAACATTGGAAGAAATGCAGAGTGTCTTACCATAAATAAGTACGAACAAGAAGGGAATTCGTCGTGTTTATAGTAATTGAAGGATGTGAGGGTGCTGGGAAAAGCTCTTTGGCACAACTTTTAGCGAATAAGCTAATTACTGCAGGTAAGTCCGTCGTTTCCACCCGAGAGCCGGGAGGATCAGTTTTGGGGGAAAAATTGCGTCAATGGATTTTAGATCCCCAACCACCTAATTCTCCACATGCAGAATTATTTTTGTTTCTTGCATCACGTGCTCAACATATATCAGAGATAATTCTTCCGGCTTTAGACTTAGGGAAAATTGTAATTTGCGAAAGATTCCACGATTCTACAATTGTTTATCAAGGAATTGCTGAAGGATTAGGTGAAGATTATGTTGCTGATCTTTGCTATCGTGTAGTAGGAAACGAAAGTTTCCTTCCTGACCTCACCTGTCTTTTAGATATTCCTGTAACTGAAGGAATCGAAAGAAAGCAAAGGCAGAAAGCTTTAGATAAATTTGAGAATAAACCCCTTGAATATCATAGTCAAGTTCGTGAGGGTTTTCTATCTCTTGCTCGTAAGAACATCAATAGTTATCTTGTCTTAGATGGTACGATGCCCATTGAAGAGTCTTTAAGTAAGGTTTACCTGCGTATACAGAACTTATCCTATGAAACAAGCTGCTAAAGACCCATGGGAGTCCTTGCTTGAAAAGATCAACCAAGGAAAGCTTCCTCACGCTGTACTTTTACATGGATCTTCGTTACCTCTGCTTTCTCAGTATTCTCGTGATTTAGCATCTCATATTTTGTTAAAAGATAATCCTGAATCCCAGTATAAAATTTCCAAAAATATTCATCCGGATATTTATGAGTTCTTTCCCTCAGGGAAAGGTAGGCTACATACTATAGAAATCCCGAGAGAAATTAAAAGAAATATTTCTGTCTTCCCTTTTGAGGGCACCTATAAAGTGTATATTATACATGAAGTAGATCGCATGCTATTGCCAGCAATTTCCATATTTTTGAAAGTCCTTGAAGAAGCTCCTTTACATAGTAAAATTATATTAACATCTACAAATCTGCAGAGCTTGCCTCCAACTCTGATTTCTCGTAATCTAGTACTTTATATTGGTGGAGAGGAACAGTTTTCTTTGAACTCAGAAGAAATGGCCTACTTATTTGCATATGCTTCAGGGACTATGAACATTACTGAAGTTGGAAAAATTGTTAAGGGGACACCTGATATAGACAAACAAATTCTTAGAGATAAGGCCAAACTCTTTTTAGAAGTTCTTTTAAAATTATTTCGTGACCGATTTATCCTTTCTTTAAATATGAGTGCTTCTACATTAAATTATCCTCAATATGCTAAAGAAA encodes:
- the gyrA gene encoding DNA topoisomerase (ATP-hydrolyzing) subunit A, encoding MLNKEEIIVPKNLEEEMKESYLRYSMSVIISRALPDVRDGLKPSQRRILFAMRQLSLTPGAKHRKCAKICGDTSGDYHPHGESVIYPTLVRMAQDWAMRYPLVDGQGNFGSIDGDPAAAMRYTEARLTHSAICLMEDLDKDTVDMVSNYDETKSEPTVFPSKFPNLLCNGSSGIAVGMATNIPPHNLGELIEATLLVLSCPDVSIDEILKVMPGPDFPTGGIICGIEGIRSTYHTGKGKIKVRARLHVEENKEKHRENIILTEMPYNVNKSRLIEQIADLVNDKTLAGISDVRDESDKDGIRVVLELKKGESSEIVINRLYKFTDIQVTFGANMLALDKNLPRTMNIHRIISAWIRHRTEVVRRRTRYELNKAETRAHILEGFLRALSYLDEVVRTIRSSESKELAKQQLVENFSFTEQQATAILDLRLYQLTSLESEKIQKEYEELRNKIAYYKRVLADEGLVKDIIRSELQELHKLHKTPRRTTIELHSGEALDIEDMIANEPMVITISGDDYVKRMPVKVFKEQKRGGHGVSGFDMKKDTDFLKAVYSASTKDYLLIFTNFGQCYWLKVWQLPEGERRSKGKPIINFLEGIRSGEKLAAVLNIKSFENAGFLFLATKQGLVKKVALEAFSNPRKKGIRALEIDDGDELIAANHITSDEEKVMLFTRLGMAVRFPHDKVRPMGRTARGVRGVSLKNNQDCVVACQIVEDSQSVLVVCNNGFGKRSQVSDFRETNRGGVGVRSILINERNGNVLGAISVADHDSILLMSGQGQAIRINMQDVRVMGRSTQGVRLVHLKDGDTLVAMEKLSLTEEETTLEEMQSVLP
- a CDS encoding DciA family protein, translated to MSPFLKQKSLNSTKVSKKTASPIKHAKHYLHGYLKKIERIVAANPQEVIEAWNEMLGTQYTGMFQALGFKNQILLVKIYHSSLYAMLKQTQQSGLIAQLHQRVPHAKVKEIQFLLG
- a CDS encoding DNA polymerase III, delta subunit (catalyzes the DNA-template-directed extension of the 3'-end of a DNA strand; the delta' subunit seems to interact with the gamma subunit to transfer the beta subunit on the DNA); protein product: MKQAAKDPWESLLEKINQGKLPHAVLLHGSSLPLLSQYSRDLASHILLKDNPESQYKISKNIHPDIYEFFPSGKGRLHTIEIPREIKRNISVFPFEGTYKVYIIHEVDRMLLPAISIFLKVLEEAPLHSKIILTSTNLQSLPPTLISRNLVLYIGGEEQFSLNSEEMAYLFAYASGTMNITEVGKIVKGTPDIDKQILRDKAKLFLEVLLKLFRDRFILSLNMSASTLNYPQYAKEIINLPVLPIEKVLVIIDKACQALNNSSSASSCMEWVALQLLSLRSLMKN
- the gyrB gene encoding DNA topoisomerase (ATP-hydrolyzing) subunit B, whose protein sequence is MDARDKNYDASSITVLEGLQAVRERPGMYIGDTGVTGLHHLVYEVVDNSIDEAMAGYCSEIHVRILADGGISIVDNGRGIPIQVHEKESKKQGREVSALEVVLTVLHAGGKFDKDSYKVSGGLHGVGVSCVNALSEKLVARVFKNSQIYSMEFSRGVPLTPLQCLGSTDRQGTEITFYPDSRIFSSCIFDRSILIKRLRELAFLNRGITIIFDDDRDESFSKVTFFYEGGIRSFVSYLNQNKESLFPDPIYISGSRSGDDGDIEFEAALQWNSGYTELIYSYANNIPTRQGGTHLTGFSTALTRVLNTYIKVHNLAKTDKLSLTGEDIREGLTGVVSVKVPNPQFEGQTKQKLGNSDVGSVAQQITGEALATFFDENPQIAKLIVDKVFVAAQAREAAKKARELTLRKSALDSARLPGKLIDCLEKDPEKCEMYIVEGDSAGGSAKQGRDRQFQAILPIRGKILNVEKARLQKIFQNQEIGTIIAALGCGIGSDNFNLSKLRYKRIIIMTDADVDGSHIRTLLLTFFYRHMTALIENECVYIAQPPLYKISKKKDFRYILSEKEMDDYLLTLGIEDSKLVFKNTNRELSGDALDRFVKLILSVESFITTLEKKAIPFSEFIEMYKENQGYPVYYYPATENRGGRYFYSSEEKDLELAQLSDTNSTKVIELYKTAIFTEIQDELRDYGLDIRHYLISKDLEIVITNGDSSLLPYTCFTLKEVVDYLKTLGRKGIEIQRYKGLGEMNADQLWDTTMNPEQRTLVRVSLKDAVEADHIFTMLMGEEVPPRREFIESHALSIRMNNLDI
- the tmk gene encoding dTMP kinase — translated: MFIVIEGCEGAGKSSLAQLLANKLITAGKSVVSTREPGGSVLGEKLRQWILDPQPPNSPHAELFLFLASRAQHISEIILPALDLGKIVICERFHDSTIVYQGIAEGLGEDYVADLCYRVVGNESFLPDLTCLLDIPVTEGIERKQRQKALDKFENKPLEYHSQVREGFLSLARKNINSYLVLDGTMPIEESLSKVYLRIQNLSYETSC